DNA sequence from the Huiozyma naganishii CBS 8797 chromosome 10, complete genome genome:
TGCAGTTGACTTGAACCCGGTGTCGTTATCAGACTGCCCCATAGTAGTATCTGTTTTACCCTTACGTGCAGGCGGCGGGTATGATTTTGATCGAGCCCCATTAACCCGTTGGTCCCTGTTGGTGTCCGAGTTGTCAACCTGCACtgacgatgacgagttCGATTTTGGCCTCGCGTGGCCTTGTGTCTGTTCCCTCGCCGTGCTAGGTTTACTCCTCTGCAAGGCGGACGCGTTGAAGTTCATCGCATCCCGTTTCGGGTTGTGAGGGTAGTAGTACCTCTCGTTGAAGTACTCGATGTCGTTCCCCCTCCGAGCAAGAATCTTCCCGACGTGCAGTGCTGCCTCTGCAATGGACTTTGCGATGCCCTGTATTTCGAGGATCCTCTCGTCCGAGTCCGGCAGAAACTCCCTTGTAGCGAGCATCTTCACGTCATACCTCCTGTGCAGGCTCGACAGCACGGCGCCGTTCTTCCCGAACACACGAGAGAGCTGGCTGTTGCTCGCAACTATGTGGATTGTGTAGACGTCGGAGAGGTCATCGACATGTGGGAACTTTTCCTCGCTTGGGCTGCCCATCCATTGTTTGAGGAACCTGTACGCCTGGTATTTGTTCCTAAGCGCAGGCTCTATCGAATCGACAAGCGTGCCCACGACAAAAGCCAAAGCTGAGGACAGATTTTTGGGCTCACCCCTGCACAGCAACAATCTATCAGAACAGTCCTCTCGTTTCCTGGTGATGGCCATTTTAATCTGGAAGGTTTTCCTGATGAGTTGTAGCGTGATAGAATCGGGGCCCAGGAGCATTTCAGCCTCGTGATTCGAGATTAGGAACCGTAAACGGATATCCTGTATGTCCTCCGCATCGCGCCTCTTCTTAGAGTTCGCATTCTTACCGTTCGATTTCACCTCTGCAGTCTTATTCTTAGGCATTGTATTGGACGGTACGGTCGCTGATCCACCGGCATTGACCGAATTGCGCCGTTTGCAGTTTTCATGTTTATTGAGCAGCGGGGACAAGTCACTATCGGTCGTAATTTTCGTCTCCGGGACAACTTCCCGCTCGCATTCACTGTCTTGATTACCCAATTCAGGTACCGTACTTTGCAAAGTTGCAGGTTCACGGACCGCCGACGGTCCCACCGCGGGCACGTCAAAATCCCAGAGTGTAGAACTTGCACTTACGGCGCCACTGCCTATAAGCAgccgctgctgttgcaacgCATTGGATTGCAAAACTTGATACAGACAATTCCTGCTGACAGAATCCTCCCAGAAGCTCTGCGGTACAGACCCATCAAGCGACACGCTGCAGATATGTAAAGGCAATTGACCACTCGCTTGCAAAGACCAGCcattgttgctgttggggGGGAACCCGTAGCGGAATGGACCTGAGAACACGGGATGCAATCCTAATGCCATGTTTCTAGAGAGGGATTGCGCACTCACGGGGGGGTGGCTGTACTGGTCTCTCCCCGTAAAACATGCACGAAATGATTTTCCAAAGGACTTACCAGTGCTTGGAAAGGGGGAGTCCGGTAGAATGGTGATTAACCGTTGTTGAGCAACCTCTCTTCCCACGATCGTATTATAAAGCAAATTTCACCCATCCACCTTCGAGCGAGCCCGAGAGAACAAAACCTTCCTGCTTCTGTACAGCTCTGCTAGTAGAAGTGGAAGGCGGGTACAGCGCGATCGGGTTGAGGCTCGGCTGAAACATTGTCTGCGCCCCACGCGCAATACAGATCTATACTGCCGTGGGCCCCTTTTACTGTGTAATGGGCGCTGAAAAATATCCAGCATGCACAATAGATGCAAGTAAATGCGGGTGTCGACCGGGCATACCCGAGTCACCGTAACCCATCCCActgtgtgcgtgtgtgtgtctgtgtgAGCATGATTCACATGAAAGGCTAACTGAAAACACGACGTCTAGCGACAGTGGGATCTTTATTGTGAAGTCGATATTCGTATTTCCGGTAATTACTTTCGCAATGCGTTATTAACTTACTTAGCGGTGCAGAACTGACATAGCTGCTTGCAatgaatatatatgtgCGTGTGTAGATGTATATGTATGAAAAAGACGTTGGGATCAGTGATGACCTGCCAGTTGAACCAGATGGTCACGGGCCGCTCCGTAGATGTCAGCGATCACCTGCTCGTCTTTCACAATGTAACCTCTCGACATGTCGTCCTCCAGCACCGTCGTGCAATTTGGCCCGGCTTTCTTCTCGATGAAGTCACGGTACCCCTCCACGGTGGTCAGTTCCACTGGGGCGCTGCGCAGAAACGAGTTTGTAGAGTGTGAGTACTCGGAACTCAGCTTGTACAGAGGTTCACCAACAGCCATATCCTACAAGAACGTGATACTTGGTTGCTGTATGTTGGGGTGGGGGAGATCGACAAACGACACTAACACATAAAAGTGCATCGGATCTGTCGATCTCATCACTGCACTACCTTTCCCCCTTTTATACCCTCCCTTTACACCGCTCTTTTCACTGCCACACGTTTTTTCCCTTACCTTTTGACTCTTTTGACGCTTTGAATAAGTGCGATGCGCCAGACGGCTGCGAGGGAATAGGGGTTCCTTCAAGAACCGTCTGCGACGCATGTGTCATTGCTACACTCGACTTACGGAGAACTGTAATACATCTAAGTACGTAATAAAGAGAGtgggagagagagagaaaacaGATCTataacttcttcttcagcttGTGCAGTAGACCCTTCTTGTGCTTCTTGTCGGGACGCATTGACGTGGAGGAGTTTGACGTGTGCATCGACGCCATGCTGCCGTTCGTACCTGcttcttgctgttgctgctgtgcatcgtggtggtggtgatggtgatgatgaggcAGTGGGATCGAGGGAGCAGGGACACCCATCACCGTATGGCGCTTGGAGTGAGCTTGTGTAGATTTCCCCCGTGCGCCTGGcacctcgtcatcgtcgtccGGACCACGTGTGGACACGGGCCCACTGTCGCTTTCGGCGCTGTCGATGTCGATGAAGGGAGACGATTTCAATGACCGCGTAGTACCGTTCGTGACAGAGGTCTGTGGGGCGGTGACGGCCACGGCCGGCTTATCAGTCACGCTTTGCGAATTCGTAGAGACCGCCTTGGAGGCCAGGGCTGGTTCTGTAACGCTCTCAGCCACTGCCGCTCCACTTTGTTCCGTTTCCACCATGGAGCCCGACCCTTCCGGAACAGAACTGTCCTCTTTCCCGACACTCGCAGAGTTCGCAAACGAGGTGCGCGACTGCATTACAGCGGTCCCATCAGCGTTAAACCTCTTGCTATAGTTTTTGGAGGTCGGAATTATCGTAGGAACCGTTGCACCAGCAACACTAGACGAGGAAGTCGCGAAATTGCCGTTGTACTCTGATATTTTGCTTATATTCTTATTCTTTGGCTTACTCTCCTCGTTGCTCGGCGTCCTGACCTGTTCACTGGGCTTCTCAGTCTCATCCAGGGGACCATCTTTCTTACTCAATTGCGATTCCTGTTCGTGGCTTGGCTGTGGTTGCCCTCTTTGGGTCAACTCATTCACCTCGCTGGAAATGTTGATATCGTGACCAGTGGTGCTTGATTCCTTGATCGTCTTGTCCATGGGGACAGTCTCGAAATCGTGTTTTTCAATGTCCATGGGGACAATGACGGTCGCATCCGGTTTCTGTGGGGAATCTGGAACGATCCCGTACCCAACTGTTTCTTGCTCATAGTCCTTGAAATACTTCTTAAGGATGATGAAAACGATCAGCGTGATATGCTCAATGGCCACggcaaagaaaaaaatcgAGGACCAACTTCTGGCTAGTGGGTTACGAATGAACCACGCGGCGTGACTGTCGAGCAAAGTTGTCTTGCCGACTCCTGGCAAGTAACAGTATCTGTACATGAACATTGATGTGGAGCAGACAATGACACCAAACCAAGCGATTATTTTGAGTATGTCATCCCATGGACGAATACCTGCAAGAGTCACTGTGTGGCCTGCACATTGGGCGTCGCTGTCGTCGTCGAATGGGACAGTGGCAGGCCTTGACTTCTTCAGTGCTTTGATCATATCGCTCTTCAGTACCAGTCTGTTCACAAGAAGCAGAACGAGCGGTGCTAGTGGCCATATGTTAGAAAACATGGCGATGAATCCAAATTGCAGGACAGTCTTTTTGAATGCGCTCTCAACGTCGAATTCTTCCGTGATTTGCGTGTCAAACATTTTCGCCCTTTGCCAGTACCTGTACTCCCTTGGATGTTCATTCTTGATCGTCAACTCCGCATCAACCTCCTTCGTCCCTTTTGAGGATTTCTTCCCGACatatttcttcaacagaacTGGGATAATGTGATCCGTGGCGTACAAGATGACTTGGTTGGGGaacacaaaaaagaacagttGCTTTTGGTGGCGTTTGGTGTTGATCGTAAACACGTTTGATATAACGGGGACCCCACATTTGctgatcttgttcttcacTCCGTTTGTGAACAAATGGCCCAGGGGCAAGTACACGAACAAAGTTATCAACAGTGGCATATAGGTAGCGCAGAATGTCAGAGCAAAATTCTTTTCCGTCCTGGAGTGTGCTGGGTATGCACTGTTTTCGAATCTGATAAATCTCTCGacgaagaaagtgttgtaAATCCTAGTCAGAAGTGGAACAAACACAATCATGGACACTGTGGGGACTAGAGACAGGATGGATTTGAAAGGGCCCGTGTAGATCTGTGTACTGAAGATCTCGAGGCCGAAACACAAAAATTGGAACGCTACCAAAATCAAAAcgaaaagaacagaaacgGGGACTGAAAGAagtttccttttcaacaCGGCGCGCGGACTACTAAAATCTCCGACTGGCGGTAAGCTGACCACGGTTTTGCCAAACAACTTGGCATAGTACCCCTGTTTGGAGTAGACCCACGACGTGACAAAAGTAACTGACCATACATTCAACACTACCGAGTAGAATTTATTAAACTCTGCAGGTTTTGAAGTGGATCCAACAAAATGAACGATTGTCCCGACAATTGCTAAAAACCTCAGATACTTTTCGTAGTGTGTACAAAAGGCAAAATACAGAGCCTGTGTTGGGTTCTTCGTCAAATGGGCAAAATTGGCCAATTCAAAATCCTTGGGTATTGGGAACGAGAACATCCCTTTGTTCAGCCTCATCCCCAACGTATCTAATTTCCTAGTCCTGTCGTTGTCATAGAGGGGGATACACTTGTTTACCACCAAATGTAGACTTTGCCTTAATACTTTACACAGAGCTGCATATTCAATCATGCAGTCAATTCTCAAAAAGGCATACTTGCTAGTATTTTCGTTCCCAACTTTAACAATAGTGTCCAAGTCTATATGTTCCAGCGCAGCCACAACCTGGGTTTCATTCTCTGGTGTATTCTGGAACACCAGCACACAATTGGGATCCAATTCCTCAAGATCCCTTGCCATTATTCTTCAATTAACTCTATCAGAGGAGAAAATCCCAAACAAAATAACGAAAAAGGGGAAGTAGAAGAAGCCAATTCAAAACGTAGTCACCAATTACAAAACTTCCCACCTGCCAAAATAATTGAGAGCGGGGGTCTCTTAGCAGtggatatatatatatacagtacCCACCCAAATACACCCTGGTATAAGAAACCGGGACTACCGAAGAGCTTCCGTGAACTTCCGCTTGTTGtcagaaactgaacaaagaACGAAATTCGAcaatttttattttattcCAGAAATGTGAAGTCCGGGTAACACGCCGGGATTTACCGCGAGGCGCGGGGCGCGCGTCTGCCAGATCTTGCGATGTCATGGTTACTGTGAGTTAATAGTCTTTATATCTTAGTGGAGGACATCGCAGGTCGCAGTAGAGAGTAGGAGTCAGCCTCTGCTCCCCCCACGCTGGGATAACAGTGACTCAACACACCATCTCTCCCTCTAtcactgaaaaattttctggAAAATTTCACTCGAATTGGAATTTTGACTGTTATATAAATGGGACTGGCCTACGCTTAAGCGAATGAAGGTGTGTAGGGGGCATGGGTTGCCTAGTGTT
Encoded proteins:
- the KNAG0J02400 gene encoding uncharacterized protein (similar to Saccharomyces cerevisiae HEK2 (YBL032W); ancestral locus Anc_3.318), coding for MALGLHPVFSGPFRYGFPPNSNNGWSLQASGQLPLHICSVSLDGSVPQSFWEDSVSRNCLYQVLQSNALQQQRLLIGSGAVSASSTLWDFDVPAVGPSAVREPATLQSTVPELGNQDSECEREVVPETKITTDSDLSPLLNKHENCKRRNSVNAGGSATVPSNTMPKNKTAEVKSNGKNANSKKRRDAEDIQDIRLRFLISNHEAEMLLGPDSITLQLIRKTFQIKMAITRKREDCSDRLLLCRGEPKNLSSALAFVVGTLVDSIEPALRNKYQAYRFLKQWMGSPSEEKFPHVDDLSDVYTIHIVASNSQLSRVFGKNGAVLSSLHRRYDVKMLATREFLPDSDERILEIQGIAKSIAEAALHVGKILARRGNDIEYFNERYYYPHNPKRDAMNFNASALQRSKPSTAREQTQGHARPKSNSSSSVQVDNSDTNRDQRVNGARSKSYPPPARKGKTDTTMGQSDNDTGFKSTASAGQKHKAGAGKEQSNNNTGSKSNALPGQKDKASTGKEQSVNDTRSKLSRSSAQKSKVDATREHSDKDTGSKSDASLGQKDKERAGKGQSGNDSRSKLNSSPGQKCKADAMRGQPNNWTRAKSNASQLQKGKTDAKKEQFRNHIRSKSNSSPLQKGKADVKKEQSRNQVRSKSNTSSSQRGKGGTTKEQPANETGPESNTDLSDKGKADVTKQQLDSDRSKANGSPLQKGKSDLKKDRLHNHTRSKSNSSQTDRVEPVSTARTKKQSHNDSRSKVNSSSSQKSKTSRHIDESI
- the KNAG0J02410 gene encoding uncharacterized protein (similar to Saccharomyces cerevisiae YBR085C-A; ancestral locus Anc_3.320), with translation MAVGEPLYKLSSEYSHSTNSFLRSAPVELTTVEGYRDFIEKKAGPNCTTVLEDDMSRGYIVKDEQVIADIYGAARDHLVQLAGHH
- the KNAG0J02430 gene encoding uncharacterized protein (similar to Saccharomyces cerevisiae IST2 (YBR086C); ancestral locus Anc_3.323) — protein: MARDLEELDPNCVLVFQNTPENETQVVAALEHIDLDTIVKVGNENTSKYAFLRIDCMIEYAALCKVLRQSLHLVVNKCIPLYDNDRTRKLDTLGMRLNKGMFSFPIPKDFELANFAHLTKNPTQALYFAFCTHYEKYLRFLAIVGTIVHFVGSTSKPAEFNKFYSVVLNVWSVTFVTSWVYSKQGYYAKLFGKTVVSLPPVGDFSSPRAVLKRKLLSVPVSVLFVLILVAFQFLCFGLEIFSTQIYTGPFKSILSLVPTVSMIVFVPLLTRIYNTFFVERFIRFENSAYPAHSRTEKNFALTFCATYMPLLITLFVYLPLGHLFTNGVKNKISKCGVPVISNVFTINTKRHQKQLFFFVFPNQVILYATDHIIPVLLKKYVGKKSSKGTKEVDAELTIKNEHPREYRYWQRAKMFDTQITEEFDVESAFKKTVLQFGFIAMFSNIWPLAPLVLLLVNRLVLKSDMIKALKKSRPATVPFDDDSDAQCAGHTVTLAGIRPWDDILKIIAWFGVIVCSTSMFMYRYCYLPGVGKTTLLDSHAAWFIRNPLARSWSSIFFFAVAIEHITLIVFIILKKYFKDYEQETVGYGIVPDSPQKPDATVIVPMDIEKHDFETVPMDKTIKESSTTGHDINISSEVNELTQRGQPQPSHEQESQLSKKDGPLDETEKPSEQVRTPSNEESKPKNKNISKISEYNGNFATSSSSVAGATVPTIIPTSKNYSKRFNADGTAVMQSRTSFANSASVGKEDSSVPEGSGSMVETEQSGAAVAESVTEPALASKAVSTNSQSVTDKPAVAVTAPQTSVTNGTTRSLKSSPFIDIDSAESDSGPVSTRGPDDDDEVPGARGKSTQAHSKRHTVMGVPAPSIPLPHHHHHHHHDAQQQQQEAGTNGSMASMHTSNSSTSMRPDKKHKKGLLHKLKKKL